In the Salvia miltiorrhiza cultivar Shanhuang (shh) chromosome 8, IMPLAD_Smil_shh, whole genome shotgun sequence genome, AACTGGTGTTGTTAGCATGTTTTTGCTTGCTGCAGTTTCAGTAAATTTCTGAATTGTATTTGCTGTTTGACTTTGTTTTCGGCCTTACGGTGAGGTGTGACGAGAGAGAAATGATGTCTTTGGTTTCTATATGATTGATGTTCACCTAGATGATTGGGTAGAAGATTGTAACTATTGTGTGTGATATTGAATGTCGTTGTTTTAGGGTAATTGCATAGTAGAGCCTTGCTAGTGTGGTTTGGTTGTTTGGAAATGATAAGATTTGTGGAATGCGAACTCGTCTTGTGAAGCTTTTGAGGACAGAGTAGGTTTCATTTTATGACGATGTTTAAACAAACTGTTGtgaaatactccttccgtccacgaaataggGAGTGACATGCGTTTGAAGAGAATaagttgttgaatgtattgagaatggagaaaagATTGTTGAGTATATTGGAAATGCTGAAAATGTCTTTTAATTAACATTGGGAGTAGTGAAAAGGTAAAAAGTAAgggtaaatgagatatttataaatgGTGGGGTATGGTCGAAAGAGAGgtagaaagttttttttttgtggacgtttcaaaaaagaaaagtaggaagttctttcgtcgATTGAGGGAGTATTCAATATCTAGCATATGACCAGGCTCAGCTTAATTGCTTGTTTGTGTTGTTACACCCGGTTGAAGTTTGTTTAACTCTGCGTAGGAAGGAACGTTGTCTTGGATGAGTTTGGATCCCCTAAGGTGGTCAATGATGGGGTTACAATTGCACGTGCCATTGAGTTACCTGATGCTATGGAAAATGCTGGCGCTGCTTTGATTAGGGAGGTTAGTTCTTCACGTTTCTGTTCTTGGAAAATCAGTTTACTTTTTTCAGCATTCTTGCACATCAGAGCAAGCCACTTGTTTGGTTGATTCTGACAAAAATTTCATGATCCTTTTTATGTTACTGAATTTGTTTTTGAGTGCCTATTTCATGTGAAGGTTGCTAGCAAGACAAATGATTCCGCTGGTGATGGGACTACTACAGCATCTGTTCTTGCACGTGAAATTATCAAACTTGGCCTCCTCAGTGTTACATCCGGTGCCAATGCAGTTGCTGTAAAGAAAGGCATTGATAAAACTGTGCAGGGTTTGGTTGAAGAGCTTGAGAAGAAGGCTAGGCCCATCAAGGGTCGGGATGATATTAAAGGTATTGCATTCCTGTGAATTTCACATTGTGTTCTTCGGATGATGTCACTTCAAGTATGAAGTAGCAGTTTGTATactaaaatttgttttttttttttggcagcCATTGCCTCCATCTCTGCTGGGAACGATGAGACAATTGGGACAATGATCGCTGATGCAATTGACAAGGTTGGACCGGATGGTGTTCTGTCCATTGAGTCATCATCCTCCTTTGAAACCACCGTCGATGTAGAAGAAGGAATGGAGGTGTGTGTGATTTTCTTTGTTggttgtgcgtgtgtgtgtgctgtCCGACTATTGTTATGTTTTTTGGGTGTTCAGTGGAGGGGGTGGCTGCCCTGAGCATGTCATGTTCTTATCTGTTTAAGAGTGCTTTAACAATGTTGGTAATTTCTATTCACAGATTGACAGAGGATATATCTCTCCGCAATTTGTCACAAACCCCGAGAAGCTGACTGTTGAGTTTGAGAATGCTCGGGTATTAGTTACAGACCAGAAGATCTCAGCAATCAAGGACATCATTCCTTTGTTAGAGAAAACTACTCAGTTAAGGGCACCTTTGCTCATTATTGCTGAAGATGTCACCGGAGAAGCTTTGGCAACTCTCGTTGTAAACAAGCTCCGAGGTATTGTAAATGTGGCTGCCATCAAAGCCCCTGGATTTGGAGAACGGAGGAAAGCTCTTCTTCAAGATATTGCCATTTTGACTGGTAAGAATAATGTGTCCTGTAACATTTGCATGCTCATCTCTTCTCCCGTGAGCATAGAACATCATTCATTCAGTTTTGCTATGTTGCAGGAGCTGAGTATCAAGCTACTGATTTGGGATTGCGCGTGGAAGACACTGATATCGACCAGCTGGGTATCGCTAGAAAGATAACCATCACCAAGGACTCCACAACCTTGATCGCCGATGCTGCATCCAAGGATGAGCTGCAGGCTAGAATTGCTCAACTTAAAAGGGAGTTGTCCGAGACTGATTCTGTTTATGACTCCGAGAAACTTGCTGAGAGAATCGCCAAGCTATCCGGTGGTGTTGCAGTGATCAAAGTTGGTGCTGCAACTGAGACTGAGCTTGAGGACCGCAAGCTCCGTATCGAAGATGCCAAGAATGCAACTTTTGCTGCCATCGAGGAAGGCATCGTGCCCGGTGGCGGAGCTGCATTGGTTCATCTCTCGACTTATGTCCCACGGATTAAGGACAAGCTTGAAGACGCCGATGAGCGACTTGGTGCTGATATCATACAAAAGGTAACGACTCGGTTTTAGATTAATTGATCTGTTTTGCTTAATGACTAGATCTACATGAAATGAGAATGTTTTCTTCATCAACATATGATGCAACTGCAGGCTTTAGTAGCACCAGCAGCTTTGATTGCCCATAATGCTGGGGTGGAAGGAGAGGTAGTTGTGGAGAAAGTGAGGGCCAAGGAATGGGAGTTCGGTTACAACGCTCTCACGGATTCGTACGAGAACTTGGTAGAATCTGGAGTTATTGACCCGGCCAAGGTGACGAGATGCGCACTGCAAAATGCAGCTTCAGTTGCTGGAATGGTGCTCACCACCCAAGCCATCGTTGTCGAGAAAGCCAAGCCTAAAGCAGCCGCCGCGGCTGGCCAGCCACCAGCAGGCAGCTACTCAGTCTAATCTGGGAAATTTTTGGTGTACTAGTTAAGGAGTGAGTGAGCAGAAGAGGGATTGTTTtggtgtgtgtatgtgtgttttTGAGTGAGCTGAATTTCATATATTGTTCCACACCAATCAATTGATTTCAAATGACTTCAAAATGTAGTGCTAGATAATAAAATGACTCTCCTTGCATCCTTCTAATTCTTCTTGCTTACTCTCCACTTCATAGATTCTATGCATTTTAGTAGTATTGCTTTCTCTTTTAAATTGTGAATGAAAAAAATTGTTTGATTGACAATTAGGATAAtcaaggtttaaaatataaagcCCATTAGCCCATCTCAACCCATCAAACATAAAATAATCGAGCCCAAGAAGATTCAAGTTCCCATTACAACTTGAGATTCTTTAAGCTTTAATTAGCTAGCTCACTCTGTTTCG is a window encoding:
- the LOC131000074 gene encoding ruBisCO large subunit-binding protein subunit alpha, encoding MASANAISTASILPSSSKQDGLKNRKVNQLSQQGQRIGQKQSKNRFVVRANAKEIAFDQKSRSAMQSGIDKLANAVGLTLGPRGRNVVLDEFGSPKVVNDGVTIARAIELPDAMENAGAALIREVASKTNDSAGDGTTTASVLAREIIKLGLLSVTSGANAVAVKKGIDKTVQGLVEELEKKARPIKGRDDIKAIASISAGNDETIGTMIADAIDKVGPDGVLSIESSSSFETTVDVEEGMEIDRGYISPQFVTNPEKLTVEFENARVLVTDQKISAIKDIIPLLEKTTQLRAPLLIIAEDVTGEALATLVVNKLRGIVNVAAIKAPGFGERRKALLQDIAILTGAEYQATDLGLRVEDTDIDQLGIARKITITKDSTTLIADAASKDELQARIAQLKRELSETDSVYDSEKLAERIAKLSGGVAVIKVGAATETELEDRKLRIEDAKNATFAAIEEGIVPGGGAALVHLSTYVPRIKDKLEDADERLGADIIQKALVAPAALIAHNAGVEGEVVVEKVRAKEWEFGYNALTDSYENLVESGVIDPAKVTRCALQNAASVAGMVLTTQAIVVEKAKPKAAAAAGQPPAGSYSV